Proteins encoded in a region of the Vicia villosa cultivar HV-30 ecotype Madison, WI linkage group LG5, Vvil1.0, whole genome shotgun sequence genome:
- the LOC131608142 gene encoding vacuolar protein sorting-associated protein 32 homolog 2-like has product MFTRIFRKPKKEATSVTTVNKLNETLKMLEKKENLLIKKAAAEVEKAKEFSSAKNKRAAIQCLKRKRLYEQQIEQLANFQLRIHDQMIMLEGAKATTETIDALRTGASAMKALQKSTKINDVDKTMDEINEQTENMKQIQELLSSPIGAAADFDEDELEAELEELEGAELEEQLLQPATITTAPAAQVRVPPGRKPTHPASVKRADEVDELAALQAELAL; this is encoded by the exons ATGTTTACCCGAATTTTTCGAAAACCTAAAAAAGAAGCAACTTCTGTAACCACTGTAAACAAGTTAAACGAG ACACTTAAAATGCTagagaaaaaggagaatcttctaatAAAAAAAGCTGCAGCAGAAGTTGAAAAAGCCAAAGAATTCTCTAGTGCAAAGAATAAAAGAG CGGCGATACAATGTTTAAAGAGGAAGAGGCTATATGAACAACAAATAGAGCAGCTTGCAAATTTTCAATTGCGGATTCATGATCAG ATGATAATGTTGGAAGGAGCCAAGGCAACtacagaaacaattgatgcttTGAGAACTGGAGCATCTGCTATGAAGGCATTGCAAAAATCAAC TAAAATTAATGATGTTGACAAAACCATGGATGAGATAAATGAACAAACAGAGAACATGAAACAGATTCAGGAATTATTGTCATCTCCAATTGGTGCAGCTGCAGACTTTGATGAG GATGAATTGGAAGCGGAACTTGAAGAGCTAGAGGGTGCCGAGTTGGAAGAACAGCTTCTTCAGCCTGCAACTATAACTACAGCTCCAGCAGCACAAGTACGAGTCCCACCTGGGCGGAAACCTACCCACCCTGCGTCTGTGAAACGCGCGGACGAGGTAGATGAATTGGCAGCTTTGCAGGCCGAGCTGGCACTTTGA